In one Diceros bicornis minor isolate mBicDic1 chromosome 2, mDicBic1.mat.cur, whole genome shotgun sequence genomic region, the following are encoded:
- the C2H3orf84 gene encoding uncharacterized protein C3orf84 homolog → MPALLQHNNGFYGHYRGQIKSESAREYRLAAKPQPPAVFLQRCKEPAQQHFFSKHDNRTSFDKGPYCLLQGIGRRKDMERLWQRHTFLHWAPCELELRQQRPLKSSYQADFRSGPGFSDLPQRLVHFVQVQPPRASTTYQQNFCQPSRGGHCGSDNVGPQAPVTDTLPELPGIPRPKVLQHYLHAGVSECLNWSRALNKDS, encoded by the exons ATGCCTGCCTTGTTACAGCACAACAATGGCTTCTATGGGCACTACAGAGGCCAAATCAAGAGTGAAAGTGCTCGAGAATACCGCCTTGCAGCCAAGCCCCAGCCTCCAGCAGTGTTCCTGCAACGATGCAAG GAGCCAGCACAGCAACACTTCTTCTCCAAACATGACAACCGCACTTCCTTCGACAAA GGCCCCTACTGCCTGCTACAGGGAATCGGAAGACGGAAAGACATGGAGCGTCTGTGGCAGCGGCACACCTTCCTGCACTGGGCACCCTGTGAGCTGGAGTTGCGCCAGCAGCGGCCCCTCAAATCATCCTACCAGGCCGATTTCCGGTCAGGCCCAGGATTCAGTGACCTCCCCCAGCGCCTTGTCCACTTTGTGCAGGTCCAGCCTCCCCGTGCCAGCACCACCTATCAGCAGAACTTCTGCCAGCCATCCCGGGGTGGCCATTGTGGCAGCGACAACGTGGGGCCCCAGGCCCCGGTCACCGACACACTGCCTGAACTCCCGGGGATCCCAAGACCCAAGGTGCTGCAGCATTACCTTCATGCTGGGGTCTCTGAGTGTCTAAACTGGTCCAGAGCATTAAACAAGGACAGCTGA
- the KLHDC8B gene encoding kelch domain-containing protein 8B isoform X2, with protein sequence MATGGGRAFAWQVFPPMPTCRVYGTVAYQDGHLLVLGGCGRAGLPLDTAETLDMASHTWLALAPLPTARAGAAAVVLGKQVLVMGGVDEGQSPVAAVEAFLADEGRWERRATLPQAAMGVATVERGGRQGKLPVTAFEAFDLEARTWTRHPSLPSRRAFAGCAMAEGSVFSLGGLQQPGPHNFYSRPHFVNTVEMFDLEHGSWTKMPRSLRMRDKRADFVVGSLGGHIVAIGGLGNQPCPLGSVEGFSLARRRWEALPAIPTARCSCSSLQAGHQLFVIGGVAQGPSQAVEALCLRDGV encoded by the exons ATGGCTACAGGAGGTGGCCGGGCCTTTGCTTGGCAGGTGTTCCCACCAATGCCCACCTGCCGGGTGTATGGCACGGTGGCATACCAGGATGGGCACCTGTTAGTGTTAGGGGGCTGTGGCCGGGCTGGACTGCCCCTGGACACTGCTGAGACACTGGATATGGCCTCACATACATGGCTGGCACTGGCGCCCCTGCCCACTGCCCGGGCTGGCGCAGCTGCGGTGGTGCTGGGCAAGCAGGTACTAGTGATGGGCGGTGTGGATGAGGGCCAGAGCCCAGTAGCTGCTGTGGAGGCCTTCCTGGCTGATGAGGGCCGCTGGGAGCGTCGGGCCACCCTCCCTCAGGCAGCCATGGGGGTTGCGACTGTGGAGAGAG GGGGCCGCCAGGGCAAGCTCCCAGTGACTGCTTTTGAGGCCTTTGATCTGGAGGCCCGTACCTGGACCCGGCACCCAAGCCTGCCCAGCCGCCGGGCCTTTGCAGGCTGCGCCATGGCCGAAGGCAGCGTCTTTAGCCTGGGTGGCCTGCAGCAGCCCGGGCCCCACAATTTCTACTCCCGCCCACACTTTGTCAACACTGTGGAGATGTTCGACCTGGAGCATG GGTCCTGGACCAAGATGCCCCGCAGCCTGCGCATGAGGGATAAGAGGGCCGACTTTGTGGTTGGCTCCCTTGGGGGCCACATCGTGGCCATTGGGGGCCTTG GAAACCAGCCGTGCCCTCTGGGCTCTGTGGAGGGCTTCAGCCTTGCACGGCGGCGCTGGGAGGCACTGCCTGCCATACCTACGGCCCGCTGCTCCTGTTCTAGTCTGCAGGCTGGGCACCAGCTGTTTGTCATCGGGGGTGTGGCCCAGGGTCCCAGCCAAGCTGTGGAGGCACTGTGTCTGCGTGATGGGGTCTGA
- the KLHDC8B gene encoding kelch domain-containing protein 8B isoform X1: MATGGGRAFAWQVFPPMPTCRVYGTVAYQDGHLLVLGGCGRAGLPLDTAETLDMASHTWLALAPLPTARAGAAAVVLGKQVLVMGGVDEGQSPVAAVEAFLADEGRWERRATLPQAAMGVATVERDGMVYALGGMGPDTAPQAQVRVYEPRRDCWLSLPSMPTPCYGASTFLHGNKIYVLGGRQGKLPVTAFEAFDLEARTWTRHPSLPSRRAFAGCAMAEGSVFSLGGLQQPGPHNFYSRPHFVNTVEMFDLEHGSWTKMPRSLRMRDKRADFVVGSLGGHIVAIGGLGNQPCPLGSVEGFSLARRRWEALPAIPTARCSCSSLQAGHQLFVIGGVAQGPSQAVEALCLRDGV; this comes from the exons ATGGCTACAGGAGGTGGCCGGGCCTTTGCTTGGCAGGTGTTCCCACCAATGCCCACCTGCCGGGTGTATGGCACGGTGGCATACCAGGATGGGCACCTGTTAGTGTTAGGGGGCTGTGGCCGGGCTGGACTGCCCCTGGACACTGCTGAGACACTGGATATGGCCTCACATACATGGCTGGCACTGGCGCCCCTGCCCACTGCCCGGGCTGGCGCAGCTGCGGTGGTGCTGGGCAAGCAGGTACTAGTGATGGGCGGTGTGGATGAGGGCCAGAGCCCAGTAGCTGCTGTGGAGGCCTTCCTGGCTGATGAGGGCCGCTGGGAGCGTCGGGCCACCCTCCCTCAGGCAGCCATGGGGGTTGCGACTGTGGAGAGAG ATGGTATGGTGTATGCCCTGGGGGGAATGGGCCCCGACACGGCCCCCCAGGCCCAGGTTCGGGTGTATGAGCCCCGCCGGGATTGCTGGCTTTCGCTACCCTCCATGCCCACACCCTGCTATGGGGCCTCCACCTTCCTGCACGGGAACAAGATCTATGTCCTGG GGGGCCGCCAGGGCAAGCTCCCAGTGACTGCTTTTGAGGCCTTTGATCTGGAGGCCCGTACCTGGACCCGGCACCCAAGCCTGCCCAGCCGCCGGGCCTTTGCAGGCTGCGCCATGGCCGAAGGCAGCGTCTTTAGCCTGGGTGGCCTGCAGCAGCCCGGGCCCCACAATTTCTACTCCCGCCCACACTTTGTCAACACTGTGGAGATGTTCGACCTGGAGCATG GGTCCTGGACCAAGATGCCCCGCAGCCTGCGCATGAGGGATAAGAGGGCCGACTTTGTGGTTGGCTCCCTTGGGGGCCACATCGTGGCCATTGGGGGCCTTG GAAACCAGCCGTGCCCTCTGGGCTCTGTGGAGGGCTTCAGCCTTGCACGGCGGCGCTGGGAGGCACTGCCTGCCATACCTACGGCCCGCTGCTCCTGTTCTAGTCTGCAGGCTGGGCACCAGCTGTTTGTCATCGGGGGTGTGGCCCAGGGTCCCAGCCAAGCTGTGGAGGCACTGTGTCTGCGTGATGGGGTCTGA
- the LOC131411021 gene encoding large ribosomal subunit protein eL31-like gives MAPAKKGGEKKKGRSAINEAVTREYTINIHKRIHGAGFKKRAPWALKEIQKFAMKEMGTPDVRIDTRLNKAVWAKGIRNVPYRIHVRLSRKRNEDEDSPNKLYTLVTYVPVTTFKNLQTVHVDEN, from the coding sequence ATGGCTCCTGCAAAGAAAGGTGGCGAGAAGAAGAAGGGCCGTTCTGCCATCAATGAGGCGGTGACCAGAGAATACACCATCAACATCCACAAGCGCATCCATGGAGCGGGCTTCAAGAAGCGTGCCCCTTGGGCACTCAAAGAGATCCAGAAGTTTGCCATGAAGGAGATGGGAACTCCAGATGTGCGAATTGACACCAGGCTCAACAAAGCTGTCTGGGCCAAAGGAATAAGGAATGTCCCATATCGTATCCACGTGCGGTTGTCCAGAAAACGTAATGAGGATGAAGATTCACCAAACAAGCTTTATACATTGGTTACTTATGTACCTGTCACCACTTTCAAAAATCTACAGACAGTCCATGTGGATGAGAACTAA